A window of the Virgibacillus pantothenticus genome harbors these coding sequences:
- a CDS encoding helix-turn-helix domain-containing protein has protein sequence MNRDQKFGRLLAIANVLSNKVFESGKPSISQKHMTRFSKKPAMAFEKIHAELMEYAPQFGRDEMELFNMFQEILADMDESEFNNEDLNPQYLQAYYSEQDALNNMIGVEEAAEILNLSPGTVKNHCAEGKITAKKIGKTWIIDKRTLNK, from the coding sequence ATGAATAGAGATCAAAAATTTGGGCGTTTGTTAGCAATAGCAAATGTCCTTAGCAACAAAGTATTCGAAAGTGGTAAGCCGTCTATATCTCAAAAGCATATGACACGTTTTAGCAAGAAGCCTGCTATGGCTTTTGAAAAAATACATGCCGAACTTATGGAGTACGCTCCACAGTTTGGTCGGGACGAAATGGAACTGTTTAACATGTTTCAAGAGATTCTTGCAGACATGGATGAATCAGAATTTAACAATGAGGACCTTAATCCGCAATATTTACAAGCTTATTACAGCGAGCAAGACGCACTTAACAATATGATCGGAGTGGAAGAAGCTGCAGAGATACTCAATCTATCGCCGGGAACAGTAAAAAACCACTGCGCTGAAGGGAAAATAACAGCTAAGAAAATCGGTAAGACGTGGATAATCGACAAGAGGACACTTAATAAGTAA
- a CDS encoding N-acetylmuramoyl-L-alanine amidase, with protein sequence MVKKVAWGAGHGIHTPGKRTPDGEREWSFNNIVVTEGIAYLENNYDDVEVLRLDDPTGKRDVPLQERTDKANAYDADVYVSTHHNANTGKWGSWTGTETYTYLGNHPSTEQLASKVHKRIVNAYGLRDRGLKKADFHVLRETKMDAILTEGGYMDSIIDIKKLRDDEVLKKAGRAIADGIADFLNLELKKGGSKPSKPAPEPKPSKKYKSVVDYMKDHKMDASFNNRKRLAEKYGIKNYRGTASQNVTLLNKLQGRFVKSTASSKPKPKSFKVGQKVTVKKSASKFATGESIASFVKGNSYKVKQVKSDRVLLDGIMSWVRKKDVY encoded by the coding sequence ATGGTGAAAAAAGTAGCATGGGGTGCAGGTCACGGAATTCATACACCGGGTAAACGTACACCAGACGGTGAAAGAGAGTGGTCATTTAATAATATCGTTGTAACAGAAGGAATAGCATATTTAGAAAACAATTATGATGATGTTGAGGTTTTACGTCTTGATGACCCAACAGGCAAACGTGACGTACCATTGCAAGAGCGTACAGATAAAGCAAATGCTTACGATGCTGATGTTTACGTTTCTACGCATCATAATGCCAATACAGGTAAATGGGGTTCTTGGACGGGCACAGAAACGTATACGTATTTAGGCAACCATCCAAGCACTGAGCAACTTGCCAGTAAAGTGCATAAACGTATCGTTAACGCTTATGGTTTAAGAGATAGAGGTCTGAAAAAGGCTGACTTTCATGTGCTTCGTGAAACAAAAATGGACGCCATTCTGACTGAGGGCGGCTACATGGATTCAATTATTGATATTAAGAAGTTACGTGATGACGAAGTATTGAAAAAAGCTGGACGGGCTATAGCTGATGGTATTGCTGATTTTCTTAATTTAGAGCTTAAAAAAGGTGGCTCTAAACCAAGTAAACCAGCACCTGAGCCTAAACCATCTAAAAAATATAAAAGTGTTGTTGATTATATGAAAGATCATAAGATGGATGCTAGTTTTAACAACCGTAAAAGATTAGCTGAAAAGTACGGCATTAAAAATTATCGTGGTACGGCTAGCCAAAACGTTACGTTGTTAAATAAATTGCAGGGTCGATTTGTTAAATCTACCGCATCCAGCAAGCCAAAACCTAAATCCTTTAAAGTCGGCCAGAAAGTCACTGTAAAAAAATCAGCCAGCAAATTTGCTACAGGTGAGTCTATTGCAAGCTTTGTTAAGGGTAATAGCTATAAGGTTAAACAGGTTAAATCAGATCGTGTGCTACTTGATGGTATTATGTCTTGGGTGCGTAAGAAAGACGTGTATTAA
- a CDS encoding distal tail protein Dit, translating to MPKKSFTFNGIRKPWLHMTRGRTKPLFTPVQRNILTVPGMSGGHLSSTEIEPISFIQPIAYVVKDDNHALRIKDELAEWLITDKPAPLQFDDEPGRTYYAIVQNTIEDFERIAVLRQGAINFLCLDPFSYEEEQTKTFTSDMLTLSYNGTAPASPIFELEVLKPVTFAMVQNQFEEYQLIGTPLEADMETVDTRKLLIEERGETLDTWSNTPTKVDGGVVAGRLSTDNDGITVPSYGPDTNNWHGPALIKEISPSQDFEIEMMVEGETGKPDQTYRIEFYAYDENMNVLGKMALLDKSLGINNKIAEGRIGGYEGRQQNYLISSQNYSYGWPFFFGMLRLRRIGNQFEFYVTRVANNTKHVFSLKKLFTDNNNEYMGKLRYVQIHIGKWADSARAYAPKILHIKVFKLAQETVDQTPYIANPGDKITLDNFNKEILLNGEDSKNLKDFGGSFFNLHKGDNQLVVHPSNSFKATAKWRNRYR from the coding sequence TTGCCTAAGAAATCATTTACTTTTAACGGAATAAGAAAACCATGGTTGCACATGACAAGAGGCAGAACGAAACCTCTTTTTACTCCTGTGCAAAGGAATATATTGACTGTACCTGGAATGTCGGGAGGGCATTTGTCGTCAACTGAAATAGAACCTATATCGTTTATTCAGCCGATTGCTTACGTTGTTAAAGACGACAACCATGCACTACGAATTAAAGATGAATTAGCCGAGTGGTTAATAACGGATAAGCCAGCACCTTTGCAATTTGATGATGAGCCAGGGCGCACTTATTATGCTATAGTGCAAAATACAATTGAGGATTTTGAACGAATAGCTGTTTTAAGACAGGGCGCTATAAATTTCCTTTGCCTTGACCCTTTTTCATATGAAGAAGAACAAACTAAAACTTTTACATCTGACATGCTTACATTATCGTACAATGGTACAGCACCAGCATCACCGATTTTCGAGTTGGAGGTATTAAAACCTGTTACCTTTGCTATGGTGCAGAATCAATTTGAAGAATATCAATTGATTGGAACCCCTTTAGAAGCTGATATGGAAACAGTAGATACTAGGAAATTACTCATCGAAGAACGAGGGGAAACATTAGATACATGGAGCAATACCCCTACTAAAGTAGATGGTGGCGTAGTAGCTGGTAGACTAAGCACAGATAATGATGGTATTACTGTGCCAAGTTACGGACCGGATACAAATAATTGGCACGGTCCGGCGCTAATTAAAGAAATATCCCCATCACAAGACTTTGAAATTGAAATGATGGTTGAAGGAGAAACTGGCAAACCGGATCAAACTTACCGAATTGAATTTTATGCTTATGATGAAAACATGAACGTACTTGGAAAAATGGCTCTACTAGATAAAAGTTTAGGTATAAACAATAAAATTGCTGAGGGGCGTATCGGAGGATATGAAGGCAGGCAACAAAATTATTTAATAAGCTCACAAAATTATAGTTATGGATGGCCTTTTTTCTTCGGCATGTTACGTTTGCGTAGGATTGGTAACCAATTCGAATTTTATGTAACACGAGTGGCCAATAATACAAAGCACGTTTTTAGTTTGAAAAAGTTATTTACCGATAACAACAATGAGTACATGGGTAAATTACGATATGTACAAATACACATCGGTAAATGGGCGGATTCGGCTAGAGCTTACGCACCTAAAATCTTGCATATAAAAGTGTTTAAACTAGCGCAAGAAACGGTCGATCAAACGCCATATATCGCTAATCCGGGCGATAAAATAACACTTGATAACTTTAACAAGGAAATATTATTAAACGGCGAAGACTCGAAGAACCTAAAAGATTTCGGAGGTTCTTTTTTTAATTTACACAAAGGCGATAACCAACTAGTAGTACATCCATCTAACAGTTTTAAAGCAACAGCTAAATGGCGTAATAGATATAGGTAG
- a CDS encoding phage tail spike protein — protein sequence MIHIIDKQSDEIVGIIPPNEFWDDNYHRSLETTAETFEFTTFADRDYSEYLTGRNKVIIPDEDNGFRELTIWQAEKIHEHSKHIVVFTKASYNDLRKAQVIKPQTLKSQSASTAAATVLRKTEWIVGLVEGKGSRTIHVEKHTDPYSMLKRIATEFDLELNFRVETKGNKITGRYVDLVQQIGQWRGREIEFGKDLLSIRRIEDTDNIYTALIGLGPEKDGRRKEVLVENFDALQRWGRRDPVTGELRHIIGTYEPQSDDQDMTDKRLYTLTENELEKRINEIIEYETEIADLEHVPGMENEKIRLGDTLKIKDTKFNPPLYVQARVFEVNGSIKERGKKNVKLGDFTEYTEQEVQAVWKSLQDEIKRSLARMLSVNVVSSAGTVFKNGIGSTELTAVVYNQGNEMDKDGETYNYTWTKYDKHGNLLGEWSMSGKTINVKATDIDEKAMYACEVVFQDVAVLGYVTLTNVFDGVDGEPGIPGPPGKNGQTLYTWHKYADDEQGNGMSDYPNGKAYIGMAYNKESPIKSTNPDDYEWSKYRGDQGVPGPPGEDGNPNYTWVKYADDEKGNGMADRPDGKRYLGLAYNKTTQTESTNPSDYNWSPLYDNVQVGGRNLFVIKDALVNSVFKWADGEVATETDSLVSGFIEVLANENIICNYTISQIMFYDKDKVYIGTYRDGELVPVGGRTRPTDKMTVPNKQSIAYMRVSFRDGFLEDASVEGKKVKLEKGNVETDWSPAPEDERAYAEYVAQLKADLAEEEAKAHADGKVTAEEQARIDQARRNLEEAKQHANDVSSEAETNAKDHADKVSKEKAEEARRQAEAFAENASNIKKGIIDVGSVPIRTAANGARIQWDGTNGLVQYDSKGNPVSWLDLKGNSRFVNAYLSGEIHAKRGVLGDGNVIIDDKGVRIVRPDGAIAMQNGLSNNDHPVFSSDPHYMTGGRVKRSGVRFEAFRPGGTYIHNATQIYGGVKGSLDGRGLDGSLEDYEDVRDGIRAVAFNKYEFTHSARYLVFRFRKYAGAKFSVHVMKNTSDNINDRLYFELLEKDVEGLKNFIVDLGVPQYNTRVVTFKIGWTSSWGNRMENMRFVMEKVYLTDFV from the coding sequence GTGATACACATTATAGATAAGCAATCAGATGAGATAGTTGGCATCATTCCTCCCAATGAATTTTGGGATGATAATTATCACAGATCATTAGAGACAACCGCGGAAACGTTTGAATTTACAACATTTGCTGATCGTGATTATTCGGAGTATTTGACTGGACGTAATAAAGTCATCATTCCCGATGAGGACAACGGATTTCGGGAATTAACAATTTGGCAAGCGGAAAAGATTCACGAGCACAGCAAACATATCGTCGTATTTACCAAAGCCAGTTACAATGACTTACGTAAAGCTCAAGTAATCAAACCACAAACGTTAAAAAGCCAATCGGCAAGTACCGCGGCAGCTACTGTTTTAAGGAAAACGGAATGGATCGTGGGGCTTGTTGAAGGTAAAGGTTCTCGAACAATTCACGTCGAAAAACATACCGATCCTTATTCAATGTTAAAACGTATAGCAACCGAATTTGATCTCGAATTAAATTTCCGCGTAGAAACAAAAGGTAATAAAATTACTGGTCGTTACGTTGACTTAGTCCAACAAATTGGACAATGGCGGGGACGTGAAATCGAGTTTGGAAAAGACTTACTAAGCATCAGACGTATTGAGGACACGGACAATATTTATACAGCGCTTATTGGTCTTGGTCCAGAAAAAGATGGGAGACGCAAAGAGGTATTAGTTGAAAACTTTGACGCACTCCAACGATGGGGCAGACGTGACCCTGTCACTGGTGAGTTACGCCATATAATCGGTACCTATGAGCCACAGTCAGATGACCAAGATATGACCGATAAGCGATTGTACACGTTGACCGAAAACGAATTAGAAAAACGTATAAATGAAATTATTGAGTACGAAACGGAAATAGCCGACCTTGAACACGTGCCTGGCATGGAAAACGAAAAAATACGCCTTGGTGATACGTTAAAAATTAAAGATACGAAATTTAACCCTCCCCTTTACGTACAAGCGAGGGTTTTTGAAGTTAACGGAAGTATTAAAGAGCGTGGTAAAAAGAACGTCAAGCTAGGTGATTTTACCGAGTACACAGAGCAGGAAGTACAAGCGGTATGGAAATCGTTACAAGACGAAATAAAGCGAAGCCTTGCTCGTATGTTGAGCGTTAATGTCGTATCAAGTGCAGGTACCGTATTTAAAAACGGTATAGGTAGTACGGAGTTAACTGCCGTTGTCTATAACCAAGGAAACGAGATGGACAAAGACGGAGAAACATATAACTATACATGGACTAAATACGATAAGCACGGTAATCTCTTGGGTGAGTGGTCAATGAGCGGAAAAACCATAAACGTTAAAGCAACCGACATCGACGAAAAAGCCATGTATGCATGTGAGGTTGTATTTCAAGATGTCGCTGTGTTGGGATATGTGACGTTAACTAACGTATTTGACGGTGTGGATGGAGAGCCCGGAATACCCGGACCACCGGGGAAAAACGGACAAACTCTTTATACATGGCATAAATACGCAGACGATGAACAAGGAAACGGCATGTCTGATTATCCAAATGGCAAAGCTTATATAGGTATGGCTTATAACAAAGAATCACCTATTAAAAGCACCAATCCCGATGATTATGAATGGTCAAAGTATAGGGGAGATCAAGGTGTGCCGGGACCGCCGGGAGAAGATGGAAATCCTAATTACACTTGGGTAAAATATGCGGATGATGAAAAGGGTAATGGCATGGCTGATAGACCGGATGGTAAGCGATACTTAGGACTTGCCTACAACAAGACCACGCAAACCGAAAGCACTAACCCGTCTGATTATAATTGGAGTCCTTTATATGATAATGTGCAGGTTGGCGGCAGGAATTTATTTGTAATAAAAGACGCTCTAGTGAATAGTGTGTTTAAATGGGCAGACGGAGAAGTGGCGACCGAAACAGATAGTTTGGTTAGTGGGTTTATAGAGGTTTTAGCCAACGAAAACATTATTTGTAACTATACTATAAGTCAAATTATGTTTTACGATAAGGATAAGGTCTATATAGGCACTTATCGTGATGGCGAATTAGTGCCTGTAGGTGGTCGAACTAGACCAACTGATAAAATGACTGTACCTAATAAACAAAGTATAGCTTATATGAGAGTGTCTTTTAGGGACGGGTTTTTAGAAGACGCTAGTGTAGAAGGCAAGAAAGTAAAACTCGAAAAAGGCAACGTAGAAACCGACTGGTCACCAGCACCCGAGGACGAACGAGCCTACGCAGAATATGTCGCTCAACTGAAAGCAGATTTAGCCGAAGAAGAAGCTAAGGCACACGCTGATGGTAAGGTAACGGCAGAAGAACAGGCTCGTATCGACCAAGCTAGACGCAATTTAGAAGAAGCGAAACAGCACGCTAATGATGTATCAAGTGAAGCCGAAACTAACGCTAAAGATCACGCTGATAAGGTGTCAAAAGAAAAAGCTGAAGAAGCACGTAGGCAGGCGGAAGCATTTGCGGAAAACGCAAGCAACATTAAAAAAGGGATTATTGATGTTGGGTCTGTACCTATACGTACTGCTGCTAATGGTGCACGTATACAGTGGGACGGCACAAATGGTTTAGTGCAATATGATAGTAAAGGTAATCCAGTATCATGGCTTGATTTAAAAGGTAACTCGCGTTTTGTTAATGCGTATTTAAGCGGTGAGATACACGCTAAACGAGGTGTACTTGGTGATGGTAACGTCATTATAGACGATAAAGGCGTTAGAATTGTACGACCAGACGGCGCAATCGCAATGCAAAACGGGTTGTCTAACAATGACCATCCGGTTTTTAGCAGTGACCCTCACTACATGACTGGTGGAAGGGTTAAACGATCTGGTGTCAGATTTGAAGCCTTTAGACCAGGGGGCACATATATCCATAATGCAACACAAATATATGGAGGCGTTAAAGGATCTCTTGACGGGCGAGGTCTAGACGGAAGTCTAGAAGATTATGAAGATGTTAGGGATGGAATTAGAGCGGTGGCTTTTAATAAATACGAGTTTACGCACTCGGCTCGGTATTTAGTTTTCCGATTTAGAAAATATGCAGGTGCGAAATTTAGTGTACACGTGATGAAAAACACTAGCGATAATATAAATGATAGGTTGTATTTCGAATTACTAGAAAAAGACGTAGAAGGGTTAAAAAACTTTATCGTGGACTTAGGTGTACCTCAATACAATACAAGAGTTGTAACCTTTAAAATAGGCTGGACTAGTAGTTGGGGCAACAGAATGGAAAATATGAGGTTTGTAATGGAAAAAGTTTATCTAACTGACTTTGTGTAA
- a CDS encoding Panacea domain-containing protein, with protein sequence MGEVKAIDVAKWFMKHKLDSPRNTFDGNMKLQKLLYFSQLIHYANHNKILFSEEMKAYENGTVINDVRLTYRNELDQLVDQAEDFEGFNSPEVDYTLNLTSEIFGGMNAKELSDLNHEFVSWKVPFKESQTDQPGRYIREKNVINPLDGLFLEDVRNVKQMLEAYCENEDDMNYEVVNGVTFYYNSSEIHLDEKILAKLGELKCSDEVYTVTMDKEQGLIIS encoded by the coding sequence TTGGGAGAAGTTAAAGCGATTGATGTCGCTAAGTGGTTTATGAAGCATAAACTTGATTCCCCTAGGAACACTTTTGATGGCAATATGAAATTGCAGAAGCTGTTATATTTTTCTCAACTTATTCATTATGCGAATCACAATAAAATATTATTCTCTGAAGAGATGAAGGCTTACGAAAACGGAACTGTTATTAACGATGTTCGCTTGACTTATAGAAACGAGTTAGATCAACTAGTAGATCAAGCAGAGGATTTTGAAGGATTTAACAGCCCTGAAGTCGACTATACTTTAAATTTAACGTCAGAAATATTCGGCGGTATGAACGCGAAAGAACTTTCGGATTTGAATCATGAATTTGTTAGTTGGAAAGTGCCTTTTAAAGAATCGCAAACTGATCAGCCTGGACGTTATATAAGAGAAAAAAATGTTATTAATCCGTTAGATGGTTTGTTTTTGGAAGATGTGAGAAACGTAAAACAAATGTTAGAAGCATATTGCGAGAATGAGGATGATATGAATTACGAAGTAGTAAATGGGGTCACATTTTATTATAACTCAAGTGAAATACACTTAGACGAAAAGATATTAGCAAAACTGGGAGAATTGAAGTGTTCAGATGAAGTATATACGGTGACTATGGATAAAGAGCAAGGGTTAATTATATCTTGA
- a CDS encoding YolD-like family protein, with translation MVNDRGTIKWTSIMMPEHVEMLQKMWKEQDHEEMPILDEQQKEEINNKLLMAVANDLTVELKYFDNHDFYKVKGKITSINKQNKYISIAGQHLPFENIIDVWIK, from the coding sequence ATGGTTAATGATCGAGGTACAATAAAATGGACATCTATCATGATGCCAGAGCACGTGGAAATGTTGCAGAAAATGTGGAAAGAGCAAGACCACGAGGAAATGCCTATATTAGACGAACAGCAGAAAGAAGAAATAAACAATAAGCTGTTAATGGCTGTGGCGAATGATCTAACGGTCGAATTGAAATACTTTGATAACCATGATTTTTATAAGGTAAAAGGTAAAATAACCAGTATCAATAAACAAAATAAATACATAAGCATAGCTGGTCAACATTTGCCTTTTGAAAATATCATTGATGTGTGGATTAAATAA
- a CDS encoding phage holin, with protein MKINWKVRAKKKSFWLALVPAIVLLIQIVGNWFGYDIAAELINAEAAKFINAVFAVLVILGIVNDPTTKGLSDSKQARHYKKPRDNA; from the coding sequence GTGAAAATCAATTGGAAAGTAAGAGCAAAGAAGAAATCATTTTGGCTGGCTTTAGTTCCTGCAATTGTATTATTGATACAAATTGTAGGTAATTGGTTTGGATATGATATTGCAGCAGAATTAATTAATGCAGAAGCTGCAAAATTTATCAATGCGGTTTTTGCTGTTCTAGTTATTTTGGGTATTGTAAATGACCCTACTACCAAAGGATTAAGCGATAGTAAGCAAGCTAGGCACTACAAAAAGCCTAGAGACAATGCTTAA
- a CDS encoding HAAS signaling domain-containing protein: protein MNKKEFMKKLIVGIKKLPKEEQQEVIQDFEEHFAVGLAEGKTEAEIAAALGTPNQVAKELVATYHLEKADHTSNTGNIFRAVWAVIGLGFFNLVIVLGPFIALVSIIASGWVVGGSFILSPLLMLVNVILYPETFIFFDFFVSIGLTGVGIFIVIGMYYVTRYLSKGFIHYLHFNVKLVKGGLKDE from the coding sequence TTGAATAAAAAGGAATTTATGAAAAAGTTAATTGTAGGAATTAAAAAGCTTCCTAAAGAAGAACAACAAGAAGTAATCCAGGACTTCGAGGAGCATTTCGCTGTAGGTCTGGCGGAAGGGAAAACGGAAGCGGAAATTGCTGCTGCGTTAGGGACTCCAAACCAGGTTGCAAAAGAACTTGTAGCAACTTATCATCTTGAAAAAGCGGACCATACTTCCAATACCGGAAATATCTTCAGAGCCGTTTGGGCCGTTATCGGGTTAGGTTTCTTTAATTTAGTAATTGTGCTAGGTCCGTTTATAGCTTTAGTATCGATTATTGCTTCTGGATGGGTTGTGGGTGGTTCGTTTATATTATCGCCATTGCTTATGTTAGTGAATGTCATTCTTTACCCAGAGACGTTTATCTTTTTTGATTTTTTTGTGTCCATCGGTTTGACAGGGGTAGGTATATTTATCGTTATTGGAATGTATTATGTAACCCGTTATTTGTCAAAAGGTTTTATTCATTATTTGCATTTTAATGTTAAGTTGGTTAAAGGTGGTCTAAAAGATGAGTAG
- a CDS encoding PadR family transcriptional regulator, with product MNVQFKKGALELCVLALLDKQDHYGYELANKISKRVAISEGSVYPLLRRLAKEEYFTTYLQESSEGPSRKYYRLTDKGRDYLHQLIHEWVQFTQGVNKLLQEGDHIE from the coding sequence ATGAATGTTCAATTTAAAAAGGGTGCATTGGAATTATGTGTGCTTGCTTTATTAGATAAGCAAGATCATTATGGCTATGAGCTGGCAAACAAGATATCTAAACGGGTAGCAATTTCTGAAGGGTCGGTCTATCCGTTATTAAGAAGGCTTGCTAAAGAAGAATACTTTACAACTTATTTACAGGAGTCATCCGAAGGTCCATCGCGAAAATATTATCGTCTAACAGATAAAGGCAGGGACTATCTACATCAATTGATTCATGAATGGGTGCAGTTTACGCAAGGCGTAAATAAGCTGTTGCAGGAGGGTGATCATATTGAATAA
- a CDS encoding AP2 domain-containing protein, with protein MENVFVAHNLKGYIIALTRLLRAGGNAMPRLNLKPGQTFNHWTLVEEAPKKGTVRYWKCRCECGEEKTIRQSSLTSGNSKSCGCKATPKKGNDLAGKRYGRLTVIKKLDYKIDGRIAWRCKCDCDTYVDVKGIYLTTEETKSCGCLKRDQDKVNLRDMYKASYIDDVNVSLLKSKLRSDNKSGVKGVYYNSNKKLWNAYIGIGGKRLDLGSFKSKSAAIKARKQAEDKYHKPYLQGHDEKRLKKF; from the coding sequence ATGGAAAATGTTTTTGTTGCCCACAACCTTAAAGGATATATAATAGCACTAACAAGATTATTACGTGCTGGAGGTAATGCAATGCCTAGACTTAATTTAAAACCAGGGCAAACATTCAACCACTGGACACTGGTTGAAGAAGCACCTAAAAAAGGTACTGTTAGGTACTGGAAATGTAGATGCGAGTGTGGTGAGGAAAAGACTATACGCCAATCCTCTTTAACTAGCGGAAATTCGAAATCGTGCGGTTGTAAAGCCACGCCTAAAAAAGGAAATGATTTAGCCGGAAAACGATACGGAAGGTTAACTGTAATTAAAAAGCTAGATTATAAAATAGACGGACGTATCGCTTGGCGATGTAAGTGTGATTGTGATACTTATGTTGATGTTAAAGGCATTTATTTAACCACCGAAGAAACGAAGTCCTGTGGTTGCTTAAAACGAGATCAAGATAAAGTAAATCTTAGAGATATGTACAAAGCTAGTTATATTGATGATGTCAACGTCTCCCTTTTAAAGTCTAAGCTACGATCAGATAATAAAAGCGGCGTTAAAGGCGTTTATTATAATTCAAATAAAAAGCTTTGGAATGCTTACATAGGAATCGGCGGCAAGCGATTAGATTTAGGCAGTTTTAAATCTAAAAGCGCTGCTATAAAAGCACGGAAACAGGCTGAGGATAAGTATCACAAACCTTATTTGCAAGGGCACGATGAAAAAAGATTGAAAAAGTTTTAA